The Flavobacteriales bacterium genome contains a region encoding:
- a CDS encoding FAD-binding protein — METGYKKISAEDLDFFNSFLDEKGIFSDDESINDYSHDETEDLKFFPEIVLKPSHTEDISKIMKYCNEQNIAVTPCGARTGLSGGSLPVCGGVAMSMERFNKIIEIDERNLQATVEPGVINQVFKDAVQAKGLFYPPDPASKGSSFLGGNLAENSGGPKALKYGVTKDYVLNLEVVLPSGDIIWTGANVLKNSTGYNLTQLMVGSEGTLGVITKIVFKLIPHPSHDLTLLVPFRSAEKACEAVSAVFRAGITPSALEFMERDAIDWTLKFTDMNVPINEDIQAHLLVEVDGNDMDMLFKDCEKITEVMEQYDCDEILFADSSLQKEQLWKMRRAVGEAVKSNSVYKEEDTVVPRAELPQLLKGVKSIGKKHGFKSVCYGHAGDGNLHINIIKGDMSDKAWNEDLSKGIREIFELTVSLGGTISGEHGIGLVQKGYMDIAFSEENIAIQKGIKSIFDPKGILNPKKVFV, encoded by the coding sequence ATGGAAACAGGATATAAGAAGATAAGCGCAGAAGATTTAGATTTTTTCAATTCTTTTTTAGATGAAAAAGGAATATTTTCTGATGATGAAAGTATTAATGATTATTCTCACGACGAGACTGAAGATTTAAAGTTTTTCCCTGAAATTGTTTTAAAACCCAGCCATACTGAAGATATTTCTAAGATAATGAAGTATTGCAACGAACAAAATATAGCAGTAACTCCATGTGGTGCTAGAACAGGTCTGAGTGGGGGTTCATTGCCTGTTTGTGGTGGTGTAGCTATGAGTATGGAGCGTTTTAATAAAATAATAGAAATTGACGAGCGTAACTTACAAGCCACTGTTGAGCCAGGTGTAATCAATCAAGTTTTTAAAGATGCTGTACAAGCTAAAGGATTGTTTTATCCTCCCGACCCTGCAAGTAAGGGGAGTAGTTTCCTTGGAGGTAATTTAGCTGAAAATTCTGGTGGTCCTAAAGCTCTCAAGTATGGGGTGACTAAAGATTATGTTTTAAATTTAGAAGTGGTATTACCTTCGGGAGATATCATTTGGACAGGAGCTAATGTTTTGAAAAATTCCACGGGTTATAATTTAACTCAACTGATGGTCGGTAGTGAAGGAACCCTTGGCGTTATTACAAAAATTGTTTTCAAGCTAATTCCTCACCCATCACATGACCTAACGCTTTTAGTACCTTTTCGTTCTGCAGAAAAGGCCTGTGAGGCTGTTTCTGCTGTCTTTAGAGCAGGTATTACACCTTCGGCACTCGAATTTATGGAAAGAGATGCTATCGATTGGACTCTGAAATTTACAGATATGAATGTGCCAATCAACGAAGATATTCAAGCTCACTTGTTGGTTGAGGTCGATGGCAATGATATGGATATGCTTTTTAAAGATTGCGAAAAAATTACGGAGGTGATGGAGCAATACGATTGTGACGAAATATTATTTGCTGACTCCTCATTACAAAAGGAACAGTTATGGAAAATGAGAAGAGCAGTAGGAGAAGCGGTCAAAAGTAATAGCGTTTACAAAGAAGAAGATACAGTTGTTCCTAGAGCAGAATTACCTCAGTTACTAAAAGGGGTTAAGTCTATTGGCAAAAAGCACGGTTTTAAATCTGTATGCTATGGACATGCTGGTGACGGCAACTTGCATATTAATATCATTAAAGGAGATATGAGTGACAAAGCTTGGAACGAAGATTTGTCAAAAGGCATTAGAGAAATTTTTGAATTAACAGTTAGTCTTGGTGGTACGATTAGTGGTGAACACGGCATAGGATTAGTCCAAAAAGGCTATATGGATATTGCATTTTCTGAAGAAAATATTGCCATTCAAAAAGGTATAAAATCCATATTTGACCCTAAAGGTATTCTTAATCCTAAAAAAGTGTTTGTATAG